In a genomic window of Hyphomonas sp.:
- the rpoC gene encoding DNA-directed RNA polymerase subunit beta', translated as MRQDVASIFNPNTPSPTFEAIRISIASPEKIRSWSSGEIKKPETINYRTFKPERDGLFCARIFGPTKDYECLCGKYKRIKYRGITCEKCGVEVTLARVRRERMGHIDLAAPVAHIWFLKSLPSRISALLDMALKDVERVLYFESYIVVEPGLTELEPLQLLTEEEYMDKQDELGEDAFTAMIGAEAIRELLQGLDLPVLAETLREELAESTSELKTKKLSKRLKVVDAFLTSRAKPEWMIMQVIPVIPPDLRPLVPLDGGRFATSDLNDLYRRVINRNNRLKRLMELRAPDIIIRNEKRMLQESVDALFDNGRRGRTITGTNKRPLKSLSDMLKGKQGRFRQNLLGKRVDYSGRSVIVVGPSLKLHECGLPKKMALELFKPFIYARLDAKGLAGTVKAAKKLVEKEKPEVWDILDEVIREHPVLLNRAPTLHRLGIQAFEPKLIEGKAIQLHPLVCAAFNADFDGDQMAVHVPLSLEAQLEARVLMMSTNNILSPANGKPIIVPSQDIVLGLYYLSLDRDGEPGEGMMFSDVAEIEQAIDNGLVSLHSKVKAMYEGVDDEGNPWRRVIETTPGRFMIANILPRMKGIQPDLVNTTMTKKTISKIIDEVYRLCGQKATVIFCDKMMELGFREAAKAGISFGKDDMVIPAAKQKLVDATKEQVSEYERQYADGLITRGEKYNKVVDAWSTCTDKVADAMMDAAAEAQAAKGDRKAQVNSIYMMADSGARGSKNQMKQLAGMRGLMAKPSGEIIETPIISNFKEGLTVLEYFNSTHGARKGLADTALKTANSGYLTRRLVDVAQDCIINEDDCGTEKGIDISAVLEGADVVVSLAERILGRVTATDVKNVEGELIVPANTYIDEELADTIEKAGVDVVKARSPLTCEAKNGICVQCYGRDLARGTVVNRGEAVGVIAAQSIGEPGTQLTMRTFHIGGAAQVADQSSVEASFEGTIRFKDAETVTRKDKTLVVVGRRMQVEVLDSDGRTRQSFRPAYGTRLMAKDGDKVPAGTLLADWDPFAQPIVSEVAGQIKLVDVIDGVSVREETDEATGISSRVIIDWRSASKSADIKPSVQIVGKDGEPVKLPNGSDAVYLLSVGAILSVADGDKIEAGDTIARVTTGGAKTKDITGGLPRVAELFEARRPKDHAIIAEVDGKVVYGRDYKNKRRVSIVPLEEDKEQIDYLVPKGKHLAVQDGDFIKRGEYLMDGNPAPQDILLTLGVEALANYLIDEVQKVYRLQGVPINDKHIEVIVRQMLQKVEITDPGSTGLITGEHVDVIEFEQANEAVRKSRKKDQEEAKAIPLLLGITKASLQTRSFLSAASFQETTRVLTEAAIQGKVDTLEGLKENIIVGSLIPAGTGGGIRQYRRVAADRDQKLRAKRAAAAAKDQEALETTAALPAPEPETPAE; from the coding sequence ATGCGCCAGGACGTCGCCAGCATTTTCAACCCGAACACTCCGTCGCCGACCTTTGAGGCGATCCGGATCTCGATTGCCAGCCCGGAAAAGATCCGGTCCTGGTCCTCGGGCGAGATCAAGAAGCCCGAAACCATCAACTACCGGACCTTCAAGCCGGAACGGGACGGCCTGTTCTGTGCCCGTATCTTCGGCCCGACGAAGGACTATGAGTGCCTGTGCGGCAAGTACAAGCGCATCAAGTATCGCGGCATCACCTGCGAGAAGTGCGGCGTTGAAGTGACCCTGGCGCGCGTGCGCCGCGAGCGCATGGGCCACATCGACCTGGCTGCCCCGGTCGCGCACATCTGGTTCCTGAAATCGCTGCCGTCCCGGATTTCCGCGCTGCTGGACATGGCGCTGAAGGATGTCGAGCGCGTCCTGTACTTCGAGAGCTATATCGTCGTCGAGCCGGGCCTGACCGAGCTTGAGCCGCTGCAGCTGCTCACCGAAGAAGAATACATGGACAAGCAGGACGAGCTTGGCGAGGACGCGTTCACCGCCATGATCGGTGCCGAGGCCATCCGTGAACTGCTGCAGGGCCTGGACCTGCCGGTTCTGGCCGAGACGCTGCGCGAGGAACTCGCCGAGTCGACGTCCGAACTGAAGACGAAGAAACTGTCCAAGCGACTGAAAGTGGTCGACGCCTTCCTGACGTCGCGCGCCAAGCCGGAATGGATGATCATGCAGGTCATCCCGGTCATCCCGCCGGATCTGCGCCCGCTGGTGCCGCTGGACGGTGGCCGCTTTGCGACCTCCGACCTGAACGATCTCTATCGCCGGGTGATCAACCGGAACAACCGCCTGAAGCGCCTCATGGAACTGCGCGCGCCGGACATCATCATCCGCAACGAGAAGCGGATGCTGCAGGAATCCGTCGACGCCCTGTTCGACAATGGCCGTCGCGGCCGCACCATCACGGGCACCAACAAGCGCCCGCTGAAATCGCTGTCCGACATGCTGAAGGGCAAGCAGGGCCGCTTCCGCCAGAACCTTCTGGGCAAGCGCGTCGATTATTCCGGCCGTTCGGTCATCGTGGTTGGCCCGAGCCTGAAGCTGCACGAATGCGGCCTGCCGAAGAAGATGGCGCTGGAACTGTTCAAGCCGTTCATCTATGCGCGCCTCGACGCGAAGGGCCTGGCCGGTACGGTCAAGGCGGCGAAGAAGCTGGTCGAGAAGGAAAAGCCGGAAGTCTGGGATATCCTGGACGAGGTGATCCGCGAGCACCCGGTTCTGCTGAACCGCGCGCCGACGCTGCACCGCCTGGGCATCCAGGCCTTCGAACCGAAACTGATCGAGGGCAAGGCCATCCAGCTGCACCCGCTGGTCTGCGCCGCGTTCAACGCCGACTTTGACGGTGACCAGATGGCCGTGCACGTGCCGCTGAGCCTTGAGGCCCAGCTGGAAGCGCGCGTCCTGATGATGTCCACCAACAACATCCTGTCGCCAGCCAACGGCAAGCCGATCATCGTGCCGTCGCAGGACATCGTTCTGGGCCTGTACTACCTGTCGCTGGACCGCGACGGCGAGCCGGGCGAGGGCATGATGTTCTCCGACGTGGCCGAGATCGAGCAGGCCATCGACAATGGCCTCGTCAGCCTGCACTCCAAGGTGAAGGCGATGTATGAGGGCGTCGATGATGAGGGCAATCCGTGGCGCCGCGTGATCGAAACCACGCCGGGCCGCTTCATGATCGCCAACATCCTGCCGCGCATGAAGGGCATCCAGCCGGACCTGGTCAACACGACCATGACCAAGAAGACGATCTCCAAGATCATCGACGAGGTCTATCGTCTGTGCGGCCAGAAGGCGACGGTGATCTTCTGTGACAAGATGATGGAACTGGGCTTCCGCGAAGCTGCCAAGGCGGGCATCTCGTTCGGCAAGGACGACATGGTCATCCCGGCGGCCAAGCAGAAGCTGGTCGACGCCACCAAGGAGCAGGTCTCCGAGTACGAGCGTCAGTATGCTGATGGTCTGATCACGCGCGGCGAGAAGTACAACAAGGTGGTCGATGCCTGGTCGACCTGTACCGACAAGGTGGCCGACGCCATGATGGACGCCGCCGCCGAGGCACAGGCGGCCAAGGGTGACCGGAAGGCCCAGGTCAACTCGATCTACATGATGGCCGATTCCGGTGCGCGGGGGTCGAAGAACCAGATGAAGCAGCTGGCCGGCATGCGCGGCCTGATGGCCAAGCCGTCCGGCGAGATCATCGAGACGCCGATCATCTCGAACTTCAAGGAAGGCCTGACCGTTCTCGAATACTTCAACTCGACGCACGGCGCCCGCAAGGGTCTTGCGGATACGGCTCTGAAAACGGCCAACTCCGGTTACCTGACCCGCCGCCTTGTCGACGTGGCCCAGGACTGCATCATCAATGAGGATGATTGCGGCACCGAGAAGGGCATCGACATTTCCGCCGTGCTGGAAGGCGCCGATGTGGTCGTCTCCCTGGCCGAGCGCATCCTGGGCCGTGTCACGGCGACGGATGTGAAGAATGTCGAGGGCGAACTGATCGTTCCGGCCAACACCTATATCGACGAGGAACTGGCCGACACGATCGAGAAGGCTGGCGTCGACGTCGTCAAGGCGCGCTCCCCGCTGACCTGTGAAGCCAAGAACGGCATCTGTGTTCAGTGCTATGGCCGTGACCTGGCCCGCGGCACGGTCGTCAACCGCGGCGAAGCGGTTGGCGTCATCGCGGCCCAGTCGATCGGTGAGCCGGGCACGCAGCTGACCATGCGGACCTTCCACATCGGTGGTGCGGCCCAGGTGGCCGACCAGTCGTCCGTCGAGGCGAGCTTCGAAGGCACGATCCGGTTCAAGGATGCCGAGACCGTCACCCGCAAGGACAAGACGCTGGTTGTCGTCGGACGCCGCATGCAGGTGGAAGTGCTGGATTCGGACGGCCGTACGCGCCAGTCCTTCCGTCCGGCCTATGGTACGCGCCTGATGGCCAAGGATGGTGACAAGGTTCCGGCCGGCACGCTGCTGGCGGACTGGGATCCGTTTGCCCAGCCGATCGTTTCCGAAGTGGCTGGCCAGATCAAGCTGGTTGACGTCATTGACGGCGTGTCCGTCCGTGAGGAGACCGATGAGGCGACGGGCATCTCCTCGCGCGTCATCATCGACTGGCGCTCGGCGTCCAAGTCGGCAGACATCAAGCCGTCGGTTCAGATCGTCGGCAAGGATGGCGAGCCGGTGAAGCTGCCGAACGGATCGGATGCGGTCTATCTCCTGTCTGTCGGGGCCATCCTGTCGGTGGCCGATGGCGACAAGATCGAAGCCGGTGACACGATTGCCCGTGTCACGACCGGCGGTGCCAAGACCAAGGACATCACCGGCGGTCTGCCGCGTGTGGCCGAACTGTTCGAGGCGCGTCGTCCGAAGGACCACGCCATCATCGCGGAAGTCGACGGCAAGGTCGTCTATGGCCGCGACTACAAGAACAAGCGCCGCGTCTCCATCGTTCCGCTGGAGGAAGACAAGGAGCAGATCGATTACCTGGTGCCGAAAGGCAAGCACCTTGCCGTGCAGGACGGGGACTTCATCAAGCGTGGTGAATACCTGATGGACGGCAACCCGGCCCCGCAGGACATCCTGCTGACGCTGGGCGTCGAGGCGCTGGCCAATTACCTGATCGACGAAGTGCAGAAGGTCTATCGCCTGCAGGGCGTGCCGATCAACGACAAGCACATCGAGGTCATCGTGCGCCAGATGCTGCAGAAGGTCGAGATCACCGATCCGGGCTCCACGGGCCTGATCACCGGCGAGCATGTCGATGTGATCGAGTTCGAGCAGGCCAATGAAGCGGTGCGCAAGTCCCGCAAGAAGGACCAGGAAGAGGCCAAGGCCATTCCGCTCCTGCTGGGCATCACGAAGGCGTCCCTGCAGACCCGCAGCTTCCTGTCGGCTGCCTCGTTCCAGGAAACGACCCGCGTCCTCACCGAGGCGGCGATCCAGGGCAAGGTCGACACGCTGGAAGGTCTCAAGGAGAACATCATCGTGGGCAGCCTGATCCCGGCCGGTACGGGCGGTGGCATCCGCCAGTACCGCCGCGTCGCCGCCGATCGCGACCAGAAGCTGCGCGCCAAGCGGGCCGCTGCCGCCGCGAAGGACCAGGAAGCGCTGGAAACCACGGCCGCCCTGCCGGCACCGGAACCGGAAACCCCGGCCGAATAG
- the rpoB gene encoding DNA-directed RNA polymerase subunit beta → MALSFTEKKRIRKSFGRIPEAIEMPNLIEVQRESYEHFLQMHTPADKRTDDGLGGVFKSVFPITDFSERATLEYVSYEFETPKFDVEECVQRDLTYQAPLKVRLQLVVFDVDEDTGARSVKEVKEQECYLGDIPLMTDKGTFVVNGTERVIVSQMHRSPGVFFDHDKGKTHASGKLLFAARIIPYRGSWLDFEFDAKDVLNIRIDRKRKLPATTMLYALGYDTEQILDLFYTNSIYRLDKKGWITGFRADAWKGVKPEYDLVDAKSGKTVAEAGKKITALKAKRIAEANTDEILVPSDALIGKFLARDVVNLETGEIFGEAGDMLEEEMIAEMRDYGIDTIEVLDIDASGRGPWLRNTLKADKNETRFEALSDIYRVMRPGEPPTQEAADALFGQLFFDPERYDLSAVGRVKMNMRLNVGVPGYEAAADDMRVLRHEDIIGVMKVILDLKDGKGEVDDIDNLGNRRVRSVGELMENNYRIGLVRMERAIKERMGSVDIDTVMPHDLINAKPVVASVREFFGSSQLSQFMDQTNPLSEITHKRRLSALGPGGLTRERAGFEVRDVHPTHYGRICPIETPEGPNIGLINSLATHARVNKYGFIESPYRKVVNGKQTDEVVYLSAMEESIYSIAQANATVDEKGMLANEFVNARVAGEATMVAREDIQYMDVSPKQVVSVAASLIPYLENDDANRALMGSNMQRQAVPLVQSEAPFVGTGMEAVVARDSRAAITARRSGVVEQVDALRIVVRATEDLEGSKSGVDIYRLAKFRRSNQNSCINQRPIVRVGDVVSKNDIIADGPSTDLGDLALGRNVLVAFMPWNGYNFEDSILISERIVKDDVFTSIHIEEFEVAARDTKLGPEEITRDIPNVGEEALRNLDEAGIVAVGAEVKAGDILVGKVTPKGESPMTPEEKLLRAIFGEKASDVRDTSLRVPPGDAGTVVDVRIFNRHGIDKDQRALQIEREQIEKLQEDKEDEQAILERNTYNRLRDLLTGKEAAAGPKGFTPGKITAGALDELSESQMWDIALKSEKAQAELDALRDQFDTSIRELEARFNDKVEKVQRGDDLPPGVMKVVKVFLAVKRKLQPGDKMAGRHGNKGVISKINPQEDMPFLEDGTPVDIVLNPLGVPSRMNVGQILETHTGWACRGLGRIIDNALDEFHQKNDVDGLRKALKTAYGEEQELPSEDGDIIELAGNLRNGVPIATPVFDGARESDINAMLERAGLDSSGQVKLFDGRTGVKFSRPVTVGYKYLLKLHHLVDEKIHARSTGPYSLVTQQPLGGKAQFGGQRFGEMEVWALEAYGAAYTLQEMLTVKSDDTAGRAKVYEAIVRGDDTFEAGIPESFNVLVKEMRSLGLNVELIEEGSDSDDDEEAPVAAE, encoded by the coding sequence ATGGCACTCTCCTTCACGGAAAAGAAACGTATCCGCAAATCCTTCGGGCGCATTCCCGAAGCCATCGAAATGCCAAACCTGATCGAGGTTCAACGCGAAAGCTACGAACATTTCCTCCAGATGCACACGCCCGCCGACAAGCGGACGGATGATGGCCTGGGCGGCGTGTTCAAGTCCGTGTTCCCGATCACCGACTTTTCCGAGCGTGCGACGCTGGAATATGTCTCCTACGAATTCGAGACCCCGAAATTCGACGTGGAAGAGTGCGTCCAGCGCGACCTGACCTATCAGGCGCCGCTGAAGGTTCGCCTCCAGCTCGTCGTGTTCGATGTCGACGAGGACACCGGCGCCCGCTCCGTCAAGGAAGTGAAGGAGCAGGAATGCTATCTCGGCGACATTCCGCTGATGACCGACAAGGGCACGTTCGTCGTGAACGGCACCGAGCGGGTGATCGTGTCGCAGATGCACCGTTCGCCGGGTGTGTTCTTCGATCACGACAAGGGCAAGACCCACGCCTCCGGCAAGCTGCTGTTCGCCGCCCGCATCATCCCGTATCGCGGATCCTGGCTGGACTTCGAGTTCGATGCCAAGGACGTGCTGAACATCCGCATCGACCGCAAGCGCAAGCTGCCGGCGACGACGATGCTGTATGCGCTGGGCTATGATACCGAGCAGATCCTCGACCTGTTCTACACCAATTCCATCTACCGCCTGGACAAGAAGGGCTGGATCACCGGCTTCCGCGCCGACGCCTGGAAGGGCGTGAAGCCGGAATATGACCTGGTCGACGCCAAGAGCGGCAAGACCGTTGCCGAAGCCGGCAAGAAGATCACCGCGCTGAAGGCGAAACGGATCGCCGAAGCCAATACCGACGAGATCCTGGTCCCGTCGGACGCGCTGATCGGCAAGTTCCTGGCCCGCGACGTGGTCAATCTGGAAACCGGCGAGATCTTCGGCGAAGCCGGCGACATGCTGGAAGAGGAAATGATCGCCGAGATGCGCGACTATGGCATCGACACGATCGAAGTCCTCGACATCGACGCGTCGGGCCGTGGCCCGTGGCTGCGCAACACGCTGAAGGCAGACAAGAACGAGACCCGTTTCGAAGCGCTGTCCGACATCTATCGCGTCATGCGCCCGGGCGAGCCGCCGACCCAGGAGGCCGCCGACGCCCTGTTCGGCCAGCTCTTCTTCGACCCGGAGCGTTACGACCTGTCGGCCGTGGGCCGCGTGAAGATGAACATGCGCCTGAATGTCGGTGTGCCGGGCTATGAAGCCGCAGCCGACGACATGCGCGTGCTGCGTCATGAAGACATCATTGGCGTCATGAAGGTCATCCTCGACCTGAAGGACGGCAAGGGCGAAGTCGATGACATCGACAATCTCGGCAACCGCCGCGTCCGTTCTGTCGGCGAGCTGATGGAGAATAATTACCGCATCGGCCTGGTGCGCATGGAGCGTGCGATCAAGGAGCGTATGGGCTCGGTCGATATCGACACGGTGATGCCGCATGACCTGATCAATGCGAAGCCGGTCGTGGCCTCTGTCCGCGAATTCTTCGGCTCCTCGCAGCTGTCCCAGTTCATGGACCAGACCAACCCGCTGTCCGAGATCACGCACAAGCGTCGTCTCTCCGCGCTTGGGCCGGGCGGCCTGACGCGGGAACGCGCCGGCTTCGAAGTCCGCGACGTGCACCCGACGCATTATGGCCGCATCTGTCCGATCGAGACGCCGGAAGGCCCGAACATCGGCCTGATCAACTCTCTGGCCACGCATGCCCGCGTCAACAAGTACGGCTTCATCGAAAGCCCGTACCGGAAGGTTGTGAACGGCAAGCAGACCGATGAAGTGGTCTATCTGTCGGCCATGGAAGAAAGCATCTATTCGATCGCCCAGGCCAATGCCACGGTGGACGAGAAGGGCATGCTGGCGAACGAGTTTGTCAACGCCCGCGTCGCCGGGGAAGCGACCATGGTGGCCCGCGAGGACATCCAGTACATGGACGTCTCGCCTAAGCAGGTTGTCTCGGTGGCCGCCTCGCTCATTCCGTATCTGGAAAATGACGACGCCAACCGCGCCCTGATGGGATCGAACATGCAACGCCAGGCCGTGCCGCTGGTCCAGTCCGAGGCGCCGTTCGTCGGCACCGGAATGGAAGCCGTCGTGGCACGTGACAGCCGCGCGGCCATCACGGCCCGCCGGTCGGGCGTGGTGGAGCAGGTGGACGCGCTGCGCATTGTTGTCCGCGCGACGGAAGACCTCGAAGGGTCGAAGTCGGGCGTCGACATCTACCGCCTCGCCAAGTTCCGCCGGTCGAACCAGAATTCCTGCATCAACCAGCGCCCGATCGTGCGCGTGGGCGATGTCGTGTCCAAGAATGACATCATTGCCGACGGTCCGTCCACGGACCTTGGTGACCTGGCCCTCGGCCGCAACGTGCTGGTCGCGTTCATGCCGTGGAATGGCTACAATTTCGAGGACTCCATCCTGATCTCCGAACGGATCGTGAAGGATGACGTCTTCACCTCAATCCATATCGAGGAATTCGAGGTTGCGGCCCGCGACACCAAGCTGGGCCCGGAAGAAATCACCCGCGACATCCCGAATGTCGGCGAGGAAGCGCTGCGCAACCTCGACGAAGCCGGCATCGTGGCCGTGGGCGCCGAAGTGAAGGCCGGGGACATCCTGGTCGGCAAGGTGACGCCGAAGGGCGAAAGCCCGATGACGCCGGAAGAGAAACTCCTCCGCGCCATCTTCGGCGAGAAGGCCTCCGATGTGCGTGACACCTCCCTGCGTGTCCCGCCGGGCGACGCCGGTACGGTTGTGGATGTCCGCATCTTCAACCGCCACGGCATCGACAAGGACCAGCGTGCCCTGCAGATCGAGCGTGAGCAGATCGAGAAGCTGCAGGAGGACAAGGAAGACGAACAGGCCATCCTTGAGCGGAACACTTACAACCGTCTGCGCGACCTGCTGACGGGCAAGGAAGCCGCTGCCGGGCCGAAAGGCTTCACGCCGGGCAAGATCACCGCCGGAGCCCTCGACGAGCTGAGCGAGAGCCAGATGTGGGACATCGCGCTGAAGTCCGAGAAGGCACAGGCCGAACTCGACGCCCTGCGCGACCAGTTCGACACCTCGATCCGCGAACTGGAAGCCCGGTTCAACGACAAGGTCGAGAAGGTCCAGCGTGGCGACGACCTGCCGCCGGGCGTGATGAAGGTCGTCAAGGTCTTCCTGGCCGTGAAGCGCAAGCTGCAGCCGGGCGACAAGATGGCCGGCCGTCACGGCAACAAGGGGGTGATCTCGAAGATCAACCCGCAGGAAGACATGCCGTTCCTGGAAGATGGTACGCCGGTCGACATCGTGCTGAACCCGCTGGGCGTTCCGTCACGGATGAACGTCGGTCAGATCCTCGAGACGCATACGGGCTGGGCCTGCCGCGGTCTCGGCCGGATCATCGACAATGCCCTCGACGAGTTCCATCAGAAGAATGATGTCGACGGCCTGCGCAAGGCCCTGAAAACCGCCTATGGCGAGGAACAGGAACTGCCGTCCGAGGACGGGGACATCATCGAACTGGCCGGAAACCTGCGCAATGGCGTGCCGATTGCGACGCCGGTATTCGACGGTGCCCGCGAGAGCGACATCAATGCCATGCTGGAGCGGGCAGGGCTCGACTCCTCTGGCCAGGTGAAGCTGTTCGACGGCCGGACCGGTGTGAAATTCTCGCGCCCGGTCACCGTGGGCTACAAGTATCTTCTCAAGCTGCACCACCTGGTCGACGAGAAGATCCACGCCCGCTCGACCGGTCCGTACTCGCTCGTCACGCAGCAGCCTCTGGGCGGCAAGGCCCAGTTCGGCGGCCAGCGTTTCGGGGAGATGGAGGTCTGGGCCCTGGAAGCCTATGGCGCCGCCTACACGCTGCAGGAAATGCTGACCGTGAAGTCCGACGACACGGCCGGCCGTGCGAAGGTCTACGAGGCCATCGTGCGCGGCGACGACACGTTCGAAGCCGGTATTCCGGAGAGCTTCAACGTGCTCGTGAAGGAAATGCGGTCGCTCGGCCTGAACGTCGAATTGATTGAAGAAGGCTCTGACAGTGATGACGACGAGGAAGCCCCCGTCGCCGCCGAATAG
- the rplL gene encoding 50S ribosomal protein L7/L12 → MADLEKIVEDLSALTVLEAAELAKLLEDKWGVSAAAPVAVAAVAGGDAGGAAAAEKDEFDVILTGAGDKKINVIKLVREVQPSLGLKEAKELVEGAPKPLKEGATKEEAEELKKKFEEAGATIELK, encoded by the coding sequence ATGGCAGATCTCGAAAAGATTGTCGAAGACCTCTCCGCCCTCACCGTTCTCGAAGCGGCTGAGCTGGCAAAACTGCTCGAAGACAAGTGGGGCGTTTCCGCTGCTGCTCCGGTTGCTGTTGCAGCCGTCGCAGGTGGTGACGCTGGCGGCGCTGCTGCCGCTGAGAAAGACGAGTTCGACGTTATCCTGACCGGCGCTGGCGACAAGAAGATCAACGTGATCAAGCTCGTCCGCGAAGTTCAGCCGTCCCTCGGCCTGAAAGAAGCAAAAGAGCTCGTCGAAGGCGCTCCGAAGCCGCTGAAAGAAGGCGCGACCAAGGAAGAAGCCGAAGAGCTGAAGAAGAAGTTCGAAGAAGCCGGCGCAACCATCGAGCTCAAGTAA
- the rplJ gene encoding 50S ribosomal protein L10: MDKAGKTVALETLKGVFGESGAVVVTHYTGLTVAEMTKLRGMLRKDGAQLKVVKNRLAKIALDGQGGDAAQALFSGPVAIAYSPDPVSAAKATDEFAKENDKLVIIGAVMGDQVLDAKGVESLAKLPSLDQLRGKLIGLLQAPATKVAGVVQAPAGQLARVVAAYGSKDAA; this comes from the coding sequence ATGGATAAAGCTGGAAAAACAGTGGCTCTCGAAACCCTCAAAGGGGTTTTCGGCGAGTCCGGTGCCGTCGTCGTGACGCACTATACCGGTCTTACCGTTGCGGAAATGACCAAGCTGCGCGGCATGCTCCGTAAGGATGGCGCACAGCTTAAGGTGGTCAAGAACCGTCTGGCGAAAATCGCCCTTGACGGTCAAGGCGGTGATGCGGCCCAGGCGCTCTTCTCGGGTCCTGTGGCAATTGCCTACTCTCCCGACCCGGTGTCGGCGGCGAAAGCCACCGACGAGTTTGCCAAGGAAAATGACAAGCTCGTGATCATCGGTGCGGTGATGGGCGATCAGGTTCTCGATGCCAAGGGCGTCGAAAGCCTCGCGAAACTGCCCTCTCTCGACCAGCTTCGTGGCAAGCTTATCGGCCTCCTGCAGGCACCGGCAACCAAGGTTGCTGGCGTCGTTCAGGCTCCGGCTGGCCAGCTCGCTCGCGTGGTGGCGGCCTACGGCTCCAAGGATGCCGCATAA